The following DNA comes from Tunturibacter psychrotolerans.
AAGGGGGCGATGGCGGCGATGGTGGCGAGCCATGTCATGCGGCTCTCCATGGAGGTGAGGGCTTCGCTGGAGGCGGTTTGCGCGGCGCGTTCGAGTGCAACGGGGTTGCGGGGAAGTCCGCGTCCGCCATTCTGACGCTGGTATTCATCGTGAATCTCAGTGAAGACGGCGACCAGCGGGCTGGGTTTGAACTGGTCGGCTACAGCCGCGATCTCGCTGAGGCGAGTCGATTTGCGAAAGGCGCGGAGGAAGCGCTGGCTCTGAGTATGAGCCCTGCTGAAGCTGGACCATTTTGAGAACATGATGGTCCAGGACAAGATGCTGGCTAGAAGCAGGATAATCAGGACAGCGAAGGCGACGGGGCCGCTGTTGTGAATCATCTCCACGAGAGCGCTGCTGTTGGCGGCCACGGGGGGCGCGGCAGAGGGGTCTTCCTGGAGGAAATACGTTGCAAAAGCGAGGGTACAAACCATAGTTGTTGTCCACCAGAGGTTAGTGTAAATCGTGGTTGGGGGAAATGAGGCAGGGAATCAGGCTGGGGCATCCGCTGTGGTGCGGCGTTGTGGCCCATTTTGCGTGCAAGTGATGGTTCACGGAGAGGTTTGCTATTCTCGCGATACTGGTTGCCTGGGGATTTTTATGCTGCTGGAGTTGCGCGCGGAAAACTATGCTGTGATCGACCGTGCGGTCGCTACGTTCGGGACCGGCCTTAATTTGCTGACCGGCGAGACTGGCGCAGGGAAGTCGATTTTGATCGATGCTCTGGCGCTGCTGCTTGGTGGGAAGGCGTCGACGGACTTCGTTCGTCACGGAGAAGAGAAGGCGGTGGTTGGGTGCGTCTTCGAGCTAACGCCGGGTGCGGCAGCGATTCTTGAGGCGAATGGGATCGATTCCGAGTCGGATCATCTTTTGCTGCGGCGAGAGATATTGGCCAACGGCAAAGGGCGGGTGTTTGTTAACAATCAGCCGGCAACGGTAGGGGTTTTGCGGCAGCTCGCGCCTGAGCTTGCGCTGGTTCACTCGCAAGGGGAGACGATGGGGTCGTTCGACCAGACACAGCAGCGGACTCTGCTGGATCGCTTTGGCGGAGTGAATGTCGACGGTGTGGCGGAGGCTTTTGCTGCCTGGCGAGCGACTACTGACAAGTTAGCCGAATTGCAGTCGGCCGAACAGGATCGTCTCAGGATGGCGGATCTTTGGCGATTTCAGAGTAAGGAGATCGACGCCGCCGGGTTGAGTGCGGAGGATGAAGATGCTCAGCTTGAGGCTGAGAAACGGGTGTTGGGGAATGCGGAGAAGCTGTACACAGCTGCGATGAGCGCGCATGAGCTGTTGTATGAGTCGGAGAGCTCCGCGGAGAGTGCGCTGGGCGCGGCGTTGAAGCATGTAGAGGAGTTGGCGCGGTATGACGCGCGGTTTCAGGAGCCTGCGCAACAATTGGCCGCGGCAAAGGCGATTGTTGAAGATGTCGATGCTGAGGTGAGGGACTTTGCTGATAATGTTCACGCTGCGCCGGGACGATTAGAAGAGATCGAAGATCGGCTGGCGGCGCTAGATCGGCTGAAGCGGAAGTACGGGCAGACGTTGAAGGAGGTCATCGACTTTGGGGCGGAGGCGGCGCGACAGTTGGCCGAGGTTGAGAATCGTGATGCTCTGCTGGTTGAACTAAAGGCGCAGCAGGAGCGGGATGCGGATGCCTACAAAAATGTAGCGGCGAAGTTGACGGGGGGTCGTGCGGAGGCGGCGAAGCGGCTTGAAAAATTGGCCGAGGCGCAGATTAACGACCTTGCTATGAGCACGCGGTTTCATGTTCGTGTGACGGCGGAGAAGGCTTCAGAGAGTTGGACAGCACATGGGTGGGATCAGGTGGAGTGTTTGATTGCGACCAATGCCGGAGAGCCGATGAAGCCTCTGCATGAGATCGCTTCGGGTGGCGAGATGTCGCGCGTGATGCTGGCGCTGAAGGTAACCGTAGAAGAAGCGGGGTCTGGTGGGCGCAAGAAGAAGACGGTGCTTCCGCGGACGCTGGTCTTTGATGAGATCGATATCGGCATCGGGGGACGAGCTGCGGAGGCAGTTGGGAGAAAGCTGAAGACGTTGTCCAAAGGTCAGCAGGTGCTGTGCATTACGCATCTACCTCAGATTGCGGCGTTTGGAGATCAGCACTTCCTGATTGAAAAGACTGAAAGAAAGGGGCGTACGCAGACTGAGGTGCGTCGCATGGAAGATTCTGAGAGAACGCAGGAGATTGCGCGCATGTTGAGTGGGGCGAAGTTGACGGAGACGAGCCTTAAGCACGCGGAGCATCTGCTGGAGAGCAGTCGATAGATCTCCAGCACACATCCTGTAAGCGCAGATCGGCATCCGAAGAGGCTGCAGCAGGAAGCTGTCTTTGGGAGATGTGAACATGTCGAATAACACCAATAAGTGCGCGATGAAGGGCTGCCTTTGTAATGTAGCCGATGGTCAGAAGTTTTGTTCAGCCTACTGTGAGGCCGCGAAGGGTGAGACTAAGCTTCAATGTGACTGTGGACATCCAGCTTGCGCCGCTCAAAAACTTTAGTCTGCCGGGGGCAGGGGCGCGTTTCCGGGATGCTTTAGGTTACAAAAAGACTCCACTATTGTGCGAGATTTGTGTCTTTCTCAGCCTAGAATGTTGCACCTAGGATGGTTCAATTCTGTTCCGATACGGGTTTGAACGCGGTATACTGGGAGACGTGACTACAACCACCCTTGACCACGCTGCTGTAGCCGGAAGCGGCACCGAAACGAAAACTAAACGGGTTCTCCTTCTCAAGCCGCGCGGCTTCT
Coding sequences within:
- the recN gene encoding DNA repair protein RecN; the encoded protein is MLLELRAENYAVIDRAVATFGTGLNLLTGETGAGKSILIDALALLLGGKASTDFVRHGEEKAVVGCVFELTPGAAAILEANGIDSESDHLLLRREILANGKGRVFVNNQPATVGVLRQLAPELALVHSQGETMGSFDQTQQRTLLDRFGGVNVDGVAEAFAAWRATTDKLAELQSAEQDRLRMADLWRFQSKEIDAAGLSAEDEDAQLEAEKRVLGNAEKLYTAAMSAHELLYESESSAESALGAALKHVEELARYDARFQEPAQQLAAAKAIVEDVDAEVRDFADNVHAAPGRLEEIEDRLAALDRLKRKYGQTLKEVIDFGAEAARQLAEVENRDALLVELKAQQERDADAYKNVAAKLTGGRAEAAKRLEKLAEAQINDLAMSTRFHVRVTAEKASESWTAHGWDQVECLIATNAGEPMKPLHEIASGGEMSRVMLALKVTVEEAGSGGRKKKTVLPRTLVFDEIDIGIGGRAAEAVGRKLKTLSKGQQVLCITHLPQIAAFGDQHFLIEKTERKGRTQTEVRRMEDSERTQEIARMLSGAKLTETSLKHAEHLLESSR
- a CDS encoding MotA/TolQ/ExbB proton channel family protein — its product is MVCTLAFATYFLQEDPSAAPPVAANSSALVEMIHNSGPVAFAVLIILLLASILSWTIMFSKWSSFSRAHTQSQRFLRAFRKSTRLSEIAAVADQFKPSPLVAVFTEIHDEYQRQNGGRGLPRNPVALERAAQTASSEALTSMESRMTWLATIAAIAPFIGLFGTVMGIIDAFHGLGTAGAATLRAVAPGISEALITTAAGLVVAIPAVVGYNQLTARLREFAARMDDFGRELLNAIENAAMVSPPSPSQQQQQPEEVRRRTF